The following proteins are encoded in a genomic region of Methylibium petroleiphilum PM1:
- a CDS encoding RidA family protein produces MSTASDALFKKLANDLGVEFSEEIRAVPHYEVSVEHDGILYVSGQIPRIRGAVAVAGRVGAEISREEARHAARICVVKALAVVRQAAGGDLSRVKRILRMTVYVQSAPNFTEHSEVADAASDILYTLFQPGGGHTRTTVGVAQLPKNAAVEIDMIVALGDREAGSSTF; encoded by the coding sequence ATGAGCACCGCAAGCGACGCACTGTTCAAGAAACTGGCCAACGACCTGGGCGTGGAGTTCTCCGAGGAGATTCGCGCCGTGCCGCACTACGAGGTGTCGGTCGAGCACGACGGCATCCTCTACGTCAGCGGCCAGATCCCGCGCATCCGCGGTGCGGTAGCGGTGGCAGGGCGCGTCGGCGCCGAGATCTCGCGCGAGGAGGCCCGCCATGCGGCCCGCATCTGCGTGGTGAAGGCGCTGGCCGTCGTGCGCCAGGCCGCCGGCGGCGACCTGAGCCGCGTGAAGCGCATCCTGCGCATGACGGTCTACGTGCAGAGCGCGCCGAACTTCACCGAGCACAGCGAGGTGGCCGACGCCGCCTCGGACATTCTCTACACGCTGTTCCAGCCGGGCGGCGGCCACACCCGCACCACGGTCGGCGTGGCCCAGCTGCCCAAGAACGCGGCGGTCGAGATCGACATGATCGTCGCGCTGGGCGACCGCGAGGCGGGCAGCAGCACGTTCTGA